A stretch of Lactuca sativa cultivar Salinas chromosome 6, Lsat_Salinas_v11, whole genome shotgun sequence DNA encodes these proteins:
- the LOC111897816 gene encoding double-stranded RNA-binding protein 2, whose translation MYKNQLQELAQRSCFNLPSYTCIREGPDHAPRFKAVVNFNGDSFESPNYFSTLRQAEHAAAEVALSSLSSHSLAARILDETGVYKNLLQEISQRVGAPLPRYTTYRSGLGHLPVFTGIVELAGITFTGEPAKNKKQAEKNAAMSAWSSLKHLAKQDASSSTEPENNDEQEQIRIARALMNYKLKQKIGKVNYVDHHPIPFDKKFTTPSPRPPSPQRAPLTSSKILPFLYQKHEPSSSSSSSSPSSSSSLPSPHQNQNRPTCPAYVPMRYYRPLAPPVTMRTAVPVFSAPPVRQVVQSRPVKVAPPICVRQTVPVFSAPPPPTLVKKEEGLKVNESEAVKCLENLKL comes from the exons ATGTATAAGAATCAGCTGCAAGAGCTAGCGCAGAGAAGCTGCTTCAACCTCCCATCTTATACGTGCATCAGGGAAGGACCTGACCACGCGCCGAGGTTCAAGGCCGTCGTTAACTTCAACGGCGACTCCTTTGAAAGCCCTAACTATTTCTCCACTCTCCGTCAGGCTGAGCACGCCGCCGCCGAGGTCGCTCTCTCCTCCCTCTCCTCCCACTCCCTCGCCGCTAGAATCCTC GATGAAACTGGGGTTTACAAGAATCTATTACAAGAAATTTCACAAAGAGTCGGTGCACCATTGCCACGTTACACAACTTACCGGTCCGGTTTAGGACACCTACCTGTGTTCACCGGAATAGTCGAACTCGCCGGAATTACATTCACCGGTGAACCcgcaaaaaacaaaaaacaagcgGAAAAAAACGCTGCCATGTCAGCATGGTCATCTCTCAAACACT TGGCAAAACAAGATGCGAGTTCATCGACTGAACCCGAGAATAACGATGAACAGGAACAAATCAGAATCGCGAGAGCACTTATGAAttacaaattaaaacaaaaaattggaAAAGTCAACTACGTTGACCACCACCCAATACCTTTTGATAAAAAATTCACTACACCTTCACCTCGACCACCTAGCCCACAACGAGCACCGTTAACATCGTCAAAAATACTTCCATTCTTGTACCAAAAACAtgaaccatcatcatcatcatcatcatcatctccatcatcatcgtcatcgttACCATCACCACATCAAAACCAAAACCGCCCGACCTGCCCGGCTTATGTTCCGATGCGGTACTACAGGCCACTTGCACCGCCGGTAACTATGAGAACCGCGGTGCCGGTTTTCTCTGCACCGCCTGTTCGGCAGGTGGTGCAGAGTAGACCGGTGAAGGTGGCACCGCCTATCTGTGTGAGACAGACGGTGCCGGTTTTTtctgctcctcctcctcctactcTGGTTAAGAAAGAGGAGGGGTTGAAGGTAAATGAGTCTGAAGCGGTTAAGTGTCTAGAAAATCTTAAATTATGA
- the LOC111897695 gene encoding uncharacterized protein LOC111897695 has protein sequence MYKPSLHDTQDLYAEHEQRHGFPIMIGSIDCTHWKWKNCLVSWKGKYASGHHGLSSLVLEVVASQDLCIWHAFFWGAGSNKDVNVLDHSSIFDSLLNGKAPDAPFTVNRNEYKFENYLTDGIYPPYSTFVKAFQHPV, from the coding sequence ATGTATAAACCTTCGTTGCATGATACGCAAGATCTTTATGCAGAACATGAACAAAGACATGGGTTTCCCATAATGATTGGAAGCATTGATTGCACGCACTGGAAATGGAAAAATTGCCTAGTATCATGGAAAGGAAAGTATGCAAGTGGTCATCATGGTTTGTCTTCGTTGGTTTTAGAGGTTGTTGCTTCTCAAGATTTATGTATTTGGCATGCATTTTTCTGGGGCGCGGGTTCCAACAAGGATGTCAACGTTCTTGATCATTCGTCGATATTCGACAGTCTTTTGAATGGAAAGGCACCGGATGCTCCTTTCACAGTGAATAGAAACGAATACAAGTTTGAAAATTACCTTACAGATGGAATATATCCTCCGTATTCCACATTCGTGAAGGCATTCCAACACCCGGTTTGA